The DNA sequence TGCTTGTGTTGTCATGTTTATGGTTCGTGACAGATACAAGGGAGGAAGATGGCAGCTTCAGTCAAAGGCCAGTGAATCTGACTTTTGTCCCAGAGGAGATGGTACAGCCAATTATTCCCTCCTTACACTGCCTGCTGCGAGCCCTCCTACAGGCAGCTGTCCTTCCTAGCGCCCAGTGACTACATTTGACAAAAATAGGAAATCTCTGTAGAGCTGTGCTTGTAATTTAATCCAAAAGGTGTTTCTTTTTTGAACCGAGTTTAACACAGTCTCTGTAATGCGAGCTTGGCTGCTGCAAATGGAATGGTAATTGCTTTTCGCTTCCCAGATATGTGAAAAGGACACATGAATCATCTCCAGAGAGGGATGGTTTTCAAAACCATCAGCactggatgttttttttctccactccTCTCATACTCAGTCACCACCATCACTCACCTTGACAGGGAAGTCATTAAATTGGTGATGTTGAATTCCTTTTACTGTTTTGTCAGGTTCACTTATTTCTTCAACCttgaaatcttattttttttccacaaaagcAGCTGTATTACTGTGAGACGAGGTCTTAATTTTCATGAATTTCAAATCATTCCAGCacgttccaaaaaaaaaaaaaaaacttagtctcTAGCTACATTTCCGTTAGACATTGTTTTATATACTCCTTTAAAGTATGTTATAGCATATGtgtgaaatgcagaaaatgtaaagaaatatgtGCTCAGTATGTGGGGAGTGACGTTCATTCTTCATGCCTGAGATAGCAGCACAATGATCTTCTAAATATTTATAGCTTCTCTCTGTTGAAACAGCATTACAGCCACACTACATTACAGCAGTTCATCTTCCATGAAAGTTGATTCATAATTTGATATGGAGCTAAATTACTGCatacataaaatcattaaaagatcttaccaaccccaaatttttgagcatttttttgttttgattgttcaGTGCTTTTGTTCACATTAAAAGGGTGTCACCAAAATGTCATCATATTTACTTTCTCATATCACTCCAGACTTATATGActttcttaaaaattaaaattatatatatatatatatatatatatatatatatatatatatatatatatatatatatatatcctgtacACTTTTTCTAAACtttctttaataattaaattaaatgaatgcatttagcagacgcttttatccaaagcgacttacagagcattcaggctatcaattttgaCCTATTATgtattcccggggaatcgaacccccaaccttgttaacgcaatgctctaccacttgatcTACAGGAACACAAGTAAATGACAGAAGCTTCATTTTTGAGAGAATTATCTCTTTAAATTGTTCTCCAAAGTTCTCAGCTGCTCTAGAAAGCCTGAGTTGGGACAGATGTCTCTGTTCAGCCTGACAGCAATGATGGCATCCGTAAGAGTGAGGTTCTCGCACATCATGAGGAAGGCCAGGACCAAGGCTCCGGAGCGACTGACTCCCATTGCACAGTGAACCAGCACTTTGCCTGCAGCACACAAATAACTTCCTAACTCATTCAGCATCTCTGACACTGGTTACCATTTACATATTTCACTTATTAAAATGACTGTATTGCCGCTGACCTTGCACtgttacatttattcttttgCTCGGCTAATTTTAATTTCTATGCAATCACTGAGAAAATTAGCCTGAAAAAGGTCAAGGAAGTAAGACTTGCCATTTTGAGTGAGTGCGGCTTTAATGAAGGATGCAGTGGAGCGGAAATACTGGCTCAAATCAAACTGTGGGTGATCTGAAGCCTCCACTCCACAGTAACTTATTCTCATGTCTGAGTAGAACTGGGCACCCGTGTTGATGCGATGTGGCCCGTCGGCACAGTTTACAACATGAGTGATTCCCAGATCAGCGAGGAGTCCTTTATCACGAGCCGTTGACCTGAAATGAGTGGCTGTTTAACACgtctttgtgtttttaattaggCCTACATCATTTACATACACAGAATAAACTGCAGACACAGGCAGCTATAGTTTAAGGCTGTGACTGCTCAGTACTTACTCATCTCCGATGTACAGGCCGGGCCAGATAAGACTGACAGGTCCgaaagtctgtctgtctgtcagcagcAGACTCCGCAGATCTGATATAGATGGCGCCTCATACACTGCCTGCATTTGAGAGGCCAACGGTTTGTCTTTAGGAGCtttcctgtcaaaaaaaaaaaaaaaaaaaaaagagttagaaATCTCTGGAATCAGTGATAGCCTTATATTCTGTTAATTCAGTGCATGTGTTCTGAGTAGAATGACCAGTGCACATTTTCATGGGATAGTGTCATTTATTTCCATTGTCAACAAGAAAAGATATATTTCAGATGGAACAGTGTGACATTTTTGGTCTGTTCCACTGGTCAGAGAAATTTTAATTCTTTTATCACGTTGTTTGGTCaccaatttcataaaaaaaaaaaaaaaatgtgggttaCAATACAGTGGATTTGACCAGAAACCATAAATATGTTGAAGCATATGATACCCATTAGAAACTCACAACAGGGGACAGACACTTTAGTCATGTAGCCATGAATGGCTCTTCTCATCTTCCCATAATAAAAAGCAAGCCACAACGTTTCATTTCcctccagaaaaaaaataaacttaacaaACACGCTTGCTGAAATATAACTCAtctgaaagaaatgtaaaaaccTGTCATTTATTTTGCGACCCTGCTACCCTTCAGTTTTGCTTTTTGATACCCACTTTGCCATTGCACTACAATGGATATAAGCAAACAAGATCTGGCCCAATAGAACTGGGTCAAGGCCATGGGGAAGGAGGCCCTTAAGGGATGTGCGCTTGAAATGGGATTCATCACATTGTTACCAAGCTTTCAGTCACAATTTGTAAGCTTCCAGTTTTTTCTTCCTTTCTCGGACGAGGCTCATGTCAAGATGTCGAAGCTGGTTGAGAAAGCCAGGATTGGGACAGATGTCCCTGTGTTGCCGTACAGCTTTAATGGCCTCCATTAGTGTAAGATCCTCACAGATCATGAGGAAGGCCAGCACCAGGGTGGCAGAGCGGCTCACTCCCATCAGACAATGGACAAATACTCTTCCTGAAGAGCAGAACAGAATCATTGCATGATATCTTTACTGTACAAATGCGTCCTTTTAGTATAGGCTATAGCCAAAAGAATGCTTCAGTGCCAGTAGACATGATGTTTTTTTACATGCCTGTACAGTTAATTACATTTGTCATTTCTGAAGACAACTACAACTATTTGAAAAGGAGttgtgaagtggaaataaaaatagaGGAACATGGaaacatgccattttttttttaattaaaaagggcAATGTTCGTTGTGTTGTGGAAGTCGTAGTGCACGACTTGGGTGGGAAAAT is a window from the Carassius gibelio isolate Cgi1373 ecotype wild population from Czech Republic chromosome A13, carGib1.2-hapl.c, whole genome shotgun sequence genome containing:
- the LOC128026654 gene encoding uncharacterized protein LOC128026654, whose amino-acid sequence is MSDGLRMSLKELCAYETPSVAEMQNFLLADRRPTGHVNQVWPNVYIGNEYVLCFLFKWKLNENVQDYGCSLRLCFLRVAARDKSMLYNMRITHIVNAASGPPHVNTGARFYRDMDIDYYGVEADDSPDFIISVFFYPTARFIRAALSKNGRVFVHCLMGVSRSATLVLAFLMICEDLTLMEAIKAVRQHRDICPNPGFLNQLRHLDMSLVRERKKKLEAYKLKAPKDKPLASQMQAVYEAPSISDLRSLLLTDRQTFGPVSLIWPGLYIGDESTARDKGLLADLGITHVVNCADGPHRINTGAQFYSDMRISYCGVEASDHPQFDLSQYFRSTASFIKAALTQNGKVLVHCAMGVSRSGALVLAFLMMCENLTLTDAIIAVRLNRDICPNSGFLEQLRTLENNLKR